The Maniola hyperantus chromosome 9, iAphHyp1.2, whole genome shotgun sequence genome includes a region encoding these proteins:
- the snsl gene encoding uncharacterized protein snsl: protein MEIQLVISCFLLSFAACAVIIPEELPSLLSVAYSNIPPIKKGTDSRVGFGFAFGNHADVQVLLELGPQTDTMSLNGQPFPKSGNSNSKRQAPSPPAKINKNREKFLQTDAGKYLQNWAQKMKNPPKPVKRPAPRPGDVINLEDSVVELVKNEKGEYEIHQPKPGHMPQYVLDSLKRLYGEKKEEAKKLVEKKRSEAEIKKITEDLSNVDLD, encoded by the exons ATGGAAATTCAACTGGTTATTTCCTGTTTCTTACTTTCTTTCG CTGCATGTGCCGTTATAATTCCTGAAGAGCTGCCATCTTTGCTGTCAGTAGCGTATTCCAACATCCCACCTATAAAgaaag gTACAGACTCGAGGGTAGGCTTTGGCTTCGCTTTTGGCAACCATGCTGACGTTCAAGTTTTGTTGGAGCTCGGTCCACAGACTGACACGATGAGTTTAA ATGGGCAGCCGTTCCCTAAGAGTGGCAATAGTAACAGCAAACGGCAAGCACCGTCACCACCAGCGAAAATAAACAAGAACAGAGAAAAG TTCCTTCAAACTGATGCGGGGAAATACTTACAAAATTGGGCCCAGAAGATGAAAAATCCTCCAAAACCTGTGAAAAGGCCAGCTCCAAGACCCGGTGATGTCATAAATCTAGAAGATTCCGTGGTAGAACTAGTTAAGAACGAAAAAGGGGAGTATGAGATACACCAGCCGAAACCCGGTCACATGCCGCAGTATGTGCTGGATAGCCTGAAGAGGTTATATGgggaaaagaaagaagaagcaAAGAAATTAGTGGAGAAGAAGCGAAGCGAGGCGGAGATCAAGAAGATAACAGAAGATTTGTCTAACGTTGATTTGGATTAA
- the LOC138402764 gene encoding facilitated trehalose transporter Tret1-like isoform X1, producing MNCFSDIYFWRQLLVLIPSCLISVGTGFMLSFPAVLNPDILSLNSTGIHATPDQASWIASSNGISGLVGFCMVPHIMQIYGRKLVSIGLSFISVLGFLIFSLASNIQSLYAARIMQGISMCSVYISVLILGEYSHPKRRGCFVSIKKSMVATGSLMCHSLGMCWTWKQIAAFATVPYSLAIIFALLWRESPPFLALTGKYDECEKSHRWMFGEDAKSKRQLEELISTQMEVRNRAKNKENLWAVIRTLLKKDFIKPFLIVSLLTMILNASGRFYMLAYVVQILTEITYDKSIAVYLTIGSDVLTLAALIISCFVIRCCKRRTLLFTSGISCVFLMTLTSLITFLKCRYDIGKSVYRWFIPSIILSNVFVANAGMVPATFAITCEIFPLEHRGAGLCATGIVFTILFLLVMKFTPLMMEKTGVEGTFGIYALHVAVGLLILYFILNETKDKTLQEIENEIRGIKQSKIYEHYLNDKPLIKV from the exons ATGAACTGCTTTAGCGATATTTATTTTTGGAGACag ttattGGTGCTTATACCCTCCTGTTTGATATCGGTCGGTACTGGTTTCATGTTGTCGTTTCCAGCGGTACTGAACCCTGACATACTGTCCCTAAACAGCACTGGAATACACGCAACTCCAGATCAGGCCTCTTGGATAG CTAGCAGCAATGGAATTTCGGGCCTTGTTGGATTTTGCATGGTACCACATATTATGCAAATTTATGGCCGAAAACTAGTTAGCATTGGATTAAGTTTTATTTCTGTTCTCGGTTTCCTTATATTTTCACTGGCCAGTAACATTCAAAGTTTATACGCGGCAAGAATCATGCAAGGAATATCAATGTGTTCAGTTTATATATCAGTGTTGATATTAGGAGAATATTCACATCCAAAAAGGCGAGGATGCTTTGTGTCTATAAAGAAAAGTATGGTCGCAACTGGTTCACTGATGTGCCACTCCTTGGGAATGTGTTGGACCTGGAAACAGATTGCTGCTTTTGCAACTGTTCCATATTCTCTTGCAATCATTTTTGCACTTTTGTGGCGTGAAAGTCCACCGTTTTTGGCTTTGACAGGAAAATATGATGAGTGTGAAAAATCACATAGGTGGATGTTTGGAGAAGATGCAAAGAGTAAGAGACAATTAGAGGAGTTAATATCAACGCAGATGGAAGTGAGGAACCGGGCAAAGAACAAGGAAAACCTGTGGGCTGTGATCAGAACTTTGCTAAAAAAAGATTTCATAAAACCATTTTTAATTGTTTCTTTATTGACAATGATATTAAATGCCAGTGGAAGATTTTATATGCTTGCATATGTGGTACAAATTCTAACCGAAATTACGTATGACAAGTCTATCGCTGTATATTTGACAATAGGTTCTGACGTATTAACATTAGCTGCGTTAATAATATCATGTTTTGTGATCCGATGTTGTAAAAGGCGGACCTTACTGTTTACTTCCGGTATAAGTTGTGTGTTTTTGATGACGCTCACAAGTTTGATTACGTTTCTGAAATGCCGTTACGATATTGGAAAATCCGTGTATAGGTGGTTTATCCCttcaattattttatcaaatgtTTTCGTCGCTAACGCAGGGATGGTACCCGCAACTTTTGCAATAACGTGTGAAATATTTCCATTGGAGCACAGAGGTGCAGGTTTGTGTGCAACTGGTATAgtttttacgattttgtttttacTTGTCATGAAATTTACTCCATTGATGATGGAGAAAACTGGAGTCGAAGGTACATTTGGCATTTACGCGCTTCACGTGGCGGTCGGTTTGttgatattatatttcattttaaatgaaACTAAGGATAAAACGTTACAGGAAATTGAAAACGAAATCAGAGGCATTAAACAATCTAAGATTTATGAACATTATTTAAATGACAAACCTCTGATCAAAGTGTGA
- the LOC138402764 gene encoding facilitated trehalose transporter Tret1-like isoform X2 — protein sequence MVPHIMQIYGRKLVSIGLSFISVLGFLIFSLASNIQSLYAARIMQGISMCSVYISVLILGEYSHPKRRGCFVSIKKSMVATGSLMCHSLGMCWTWKQIAAFATVPYSLAIIFALLWRESPPFLALTGKYDECEKSHRWMFGEDAKSKRQLEELISTQMEVRNRAKNKENLWAVIRTLLKKDFIKPFLIVSLLTMILNASGRFYMLAYVVQILTEITYDKSIAVYLTIGSDVLTLAALIISCFVIRCCKRRTLLFTSGISCVFLMTLTSLITFLKCRYDIGKSVYRWFIPSIILSNVFVANAGMVPATFAITCEIFPLEHRGAGLCATGIVFTILFLLVMKFTPLMMEKTGVEGTFGIYALHVAVGLLILYFILNETKDKTLQEIENEIRGIKQSKIYEHYLNDKPLIKV from the coding sequence ATGGTACCACATATTATGCAAATTTATGGCCGAAAACTAGTTAGCATTGGATTAAGTTTTATTTCTGTTCTCGGTTTCCTTATATTTTCACTGGCCAGTAACATTCAAAGTTTATACGCGGCAAGAATCATGCAAGGAATATCAATGTGTTCAGTTTATATATCAGTGTTGATATTAGGAGAATATTCACATCCAAAAAGGCGAGGATGCTTTGTGTCTATAAAGAAAAGTATGGTCGCAACTGGTTCACTGATGTGCCACTCCTTGGGAATGTGTTGGACCTGGAAACAGATTGCTGCTTTTGCAACTGTTCCATATTCTCTTGCAATCATTTTTGCACTTTTGTGGCGTGAAAGTCCACCGTTTTTGGCTTTGACAGGAAAATATGATGAGTGTGAAAAATCACATAGGTGGATGTTTGGAGAAGATGCAAAGAGTAAGAGACAATTAGAGGAGTTAATATCAACGCAGATGGAAGTGAGGAACCGGGCAAAGAACAAGGAAAACCTGTGGGCTGTGATCAGAACTTTGCTAAAAAAAGATTTCATAAAACCATTTTTAATTGTTTCTTTATTGACAATGATATTAAATGCCAGTGGAAGATTTTATATGCTTGCATATGTGGTACAAATTCTAACCGAAATTACGTATGACAAGTCTATCGCTGTATATTTGACAATAGGTTCTGACGTATTAACATTAGCTGCGTTAATAATATCATGTTTTGTGATCCGATGTTGTAAAAGGCGGACCTTACTGTTTACTTCCGGTATAAGTTGTGTGTTTTTGATGACGCTCACAAGTTTGATTACGTTTCTGAAATGCCGTTACGATATTGGAAAATCCGTGTATAGGTGGTTTATCCCttcaattattttatcaaatgtTTTCGTCGCTAACGCAGGGATGGTACCCGCAACTTTTGCAATAACGTGTGAAATATTTCCATTGGAGCACAGAGGTGCAGGTTTGTGTGCAACTGGTATAgtttttacgattttgtttttacTTGTCATGAAATTTACTCCATTGATGATGGAGAAAACTGGAGTCGAAGGTACATTTGGCATTTACGCGCTTCACGTGGCGGTCGGTTTGttgatattatatttcattttaaatgaaACTAAGGATAAAACGTTACAGGAAATTGAAAACGAAATCAGAGGCATTAAACAATCTAAGATTTATGAACATTATTTAAATGACAAACCTCTGATCAAAGTGTGA